ATTTGAACAGTATGAGAAGGCATCTGAAAATTTATTGCCTACTAAAGGCATTTTGCCATCTTTTAAACAACAATGTCAGACAAAGAGTGCTGATATTTATTTTGTGCCTGATCGTAATGCGTCAGAGCTATTGGAGCTACTACAAAAAATACCGAAAGCAATCGTTATTTTTACAGGCTATTGGCAAAAAGATAACTATAAAATGATGTTATCAAAAACGGAATACAAGGAATTTTTTTATAAAACACATCCTGATTATCATGATATTTTAACACTTTCTAAAACAATACATGCTCAAACGACCATTTATTTTCATAGTTCATTTACGAACAGAGAAACTACACTTTTGCAATTACTTAAAAACAAGAAGGCACTAACATGATGTCCTACATTATGAATATTAATGACATGTATGTAATACCATGCTTCCGATTTCCAGTTAACTTTCAAAACAATTGCTAAAATTCATTTGAAGACAGTGAACAGGCTTTGTACTTTTGATTTGTACAAGGCTTGTTGCTGTTTTTTTGCAATTACTTTGAATTTTGTATGGAATTAGCTAAAAGGCAAATAAAAACACTGAAAAATTTGTTCTAACTTTTTTAATTTCGCTTACACTTACTATAGGACGAACTCTTAGCTTTAACACAAGGGAGGAAATGACATAGCGAAAAAAATGGGAATTGTCGCGCTACTATTATTCGGTGTTTATTTGCTGTGTATGTATTGGTATATATTCCATAGCGGTGGTGGTACAGTACCAAGAGCATTCCAGGGAACCGTTGCAGATCCAGTTATGTTTATGTCTGAAAAAGAGCTGTTTCTAAGTGGTGAATATTCAAAAATAAGAAACTTCCTTTTCTTTGTTGCAACTCCATTGGAATGGTTAGTGTACGCTTTCATTTTGCTAACAGGCATTTCACGTTATTTCGAAAAAGTGGCGACAGCACAAACGAAGTGGAAGTTATTACGGAACGCAGGCTATTTATTCTTATTATCATTGCTACTGTATCTTGTGCTATTCCCTCTAGACTATTATCGTTACTATTTAAGCAAAAGCTACGGTATAAGCACACAAGCATTCTCGTCATGGATGCGAGATGGCATTATTGATTTTTGGGTTAATTTCGGCACGAGCCTCATCGTAGTATCAGTCATATATTGGCTTATTAAAAAGAGTGAAAAAAAATGGTGGCTATATACTTGGCTTTTAACGATTCCATTTACAATATTTGTGATGTTTATCCAGCCAGTTGTCATTGATCCCTTATATAATGATTTTTATCCATTAAAAAATAAGGAACTAGAAGCGAAAATTCTCTCTATCGCTGACCAGGCTCATATTCCAGCAGAGCATGTTTATGAAGTGAATATGGCAGAGAAAACAAATGCCTTAAATGCATATGTCACAGGCATAGGAAGTAATTCAAGGATTGTTTTATGGGATACAACCTTAAATCGTCTCACAGACAATGAAATATTATTTATCATGGCACATGAAATGGGACATTACGTTGAAAAACATATTTATTTTGGTATAGCTGGGTACCTAGTGTTAACTTTAGGAGGATTGTGGTTAACCTCCAGATGTATGCGATGGGTGATTAGAAGATATGGACAGGTATTAAAAATAAAAAAAATGGGTGATATAGCCTCTTATCCGTTATTTTTACTTATTACCTCCATATTGCTGTTTGCTTCTAACCCTTTGACAAATTATGTGTCAAGGTATCAGGAAACAAGAGCCGATCAATACGCTATTTCACTTACGGGTGATCGAGAGTCTGCCGTTACTGCATTCCAAAAGCTAACGATATCTGGTTTAAGTGAGGTAAATCCACAGCTTCTTGTAAAATGGTTTCGCTATACACACCCACCAATGCTGGATCGAATTGATAGGGTAGCGGAAAAAGAGGGGCAAAAAAAGGAGGCTCCTGTTAAAGAGGAGCAGAAAAAAGAACAACAAAAGCAATAAATAGGCAGGGTTTCTTGGACGTAAAAGTTGGGTATCCTAGTAGAAGGATTGAAAACTTGTTTGTTCTTATGATAGGGGAATCGTTATGCGTAATATTATCATCATTACACTTTCATCGATTTTAGTGGCCTTTGCTTATAATTTTTTGTTAATTCCCCATGAAATATTAAGTGGTGGATTGAGTGGAATAGCTATTATGCTTGGTATTGTAACACCCTTAAATACAGGGGTCTTAAATTTACTATTGAATTTACCGCTTCTTATTATAGGCGTTATGAAGCTTGGGAAGCGGTTTATTGGATATACGATACTATCAGTGGCTGTCTTGTCAATTAGCCTGTATATTATTCCTATTTATAAGGCTACTCAAGAACCCATCCTTGCCTCCTTATTTGGTGGTGTTATTGTCGGAATCGGCACGGGTATGATTTTTCGTGCGTCTGGCTCCTCTGGTGGCTTTGACATTATAGCCATGCTGTTAAGCCGAAAACGCGATTTCCCATTAGGTGCATTAATTTCTGGAATGAATGGAATAGTAGTAGCTATCTCAGGCTTCGTTTTTAGCTGGGATGCTGCCTTACTCACTCTTGTATCGATTTATGCTACGGGCAAGATTGTCGATACGATTCATACTAGCCATATAAAATTGACGCTGATGATTATTACAGGTGAGGGTGAGGAAGTAAAGCAGCAACTTTTATCAAAGCTTCATCGTGGTGTAACGATAATGGATGCGAAGGGTGCTTACTCTGGGGAAGGGCGTAAGGTTTTAATTACAGTAATTACACGTTATCAGCTTGCCGAAGTTAAAAATATGATTAAGGAAACAGATGCAAAGGCATTTGTTAATATTTTACAAACGACAGAGGTAATTGGTGTTTTTGATAGGGGCTCAAAGTAAATTAAAGTGAATATTTCTTGTACACACGTTATCGGTTATAATAAATATAATCGAACGTGTGTTTTTATTATGGGATAGATAGGGAGAGATTCAAAATGGACAAAGAATCAATTCATGCGTATTGTTTAAAGCTTCGAGGAA
This genomic stretch from Lysinibacillus pakistanensis harbors:
- a CDS encoding YitT family protein translates to MRNIIIITLSSILVAFAYNFLLIPHEILSGGLSGIAIMLGIVTPLNTGVLNLLLNLPLLIIGVMKLGKRFIGYTILSVAVLSISLYIIPIYKATQEPILASLFGGVIVGIGTGMIFRASGSSGGFDIIAMLLSRKRDFPLGALISGMNGIVVAISGFVFSWDAALLTLVSIYATGKIVDTIHTSHIKLTLMIITGEGEEVKQQLLSKLHRGVTIMDAKGAYSGEGRKVLITVITRYQLAEVKNMIKETDAKAFVNILQTTEVIGVFDRGSK
- a CDS encoding M48 family metallopeptidase, whose protein sequence is MAKKMGIVALLLFGVYLLCMYWYIFHSGGGTVPRAFQGTVADPVMFMSEKELFLSGEYSKIRNFLFFVATPLEWLVYAFILLTGISRYFEKVATAQTKWKLLRNAGYLFLLSLLLYLVLFPLDYYRYYLSKSYGISTQAFSSWMRDGIIDFWVNFGTSLIVVSVIYWLIKKSEKKWWLYTWLLTIPFTIFVMFIQPVVIDPLYNDFYPLKNKELEAKILSIADQAHIPAEHVYEVNMAEKTNALNAYVTGIGSNSRIVLWDTTLNRLTDNEILFIMAHEMGHYVEKHIYFGIAGYLVLTLGGLWLTSRCMRWVIRRYGQVLKIKKMGDIASYPLFLLITSILLFASNPLTNYVSRYQETRADQYAISLTGDRESAVTAFQKLTISGLSEVNPQLLVKWFRYTHPPMLDRIDRVAEKEGQKKEAPVKEEQKKEQQKQ